From the genome of Sphingobacterium kitahiroshimense, one region includes:
- a CDS encoding DUF4292 domain-containing protein: protein MWNKSVVTLLLLVVLASCSTKKKMSKVESKPEVVETISKEDSKNAVVQKFLLSNLDFTTFSGKAKSKIDLGKSSYDVTANIRIEKDKRIWISITALLGIEIGRVLITPDSVQILNKFQGEYIAKPFSYLYQYASEDLTFSNVQDLFLANFSTNLLNTTDFEVDQTSVPIQLRGQKNALTYLYLVNQQNRLDSFRLEQPEKGQKLEASYADYSNGGGQLFPMGLELLISGGDMNIKANFNYSRISFNEAIEMPFTISNKYKVIN, encoded by the coding sequence ATGTGGAATAAATCTGTTGTTACACTTTTATTGCTTGTTGTATTGGCATCCTGCAGTACTAAGAAAAAAATGAGTAAAGTAGAGAGTAAGCCTGAGGTAGTTGAAACGATCAGTAAGGAAGATTCTAAAAATGCGGTAGTTCAGAAATTTTTGTTGTCAAATCTGGACTTTACTACGTTCTCTGGCAAAGCTAAAAGCAAAATAGATTTAGGAAAGTCATCATACGATGTGACAGCTAATATAAGGATTGAAAAAGATAAAAGAATCTGGATTTCTATTACGGCATTATTGGGTATAGAAATAGGCCGGGTTTTGATTACTCCAGATAGTGTTCAGATATTAAATAAATTTCAGGGGGAATATATAGCAAAACCCTTTAGTTACTTGTATCAATATGCAAGTGAGGATTTAACTTTTTCAAATGTTCAAGATTTGTTTTTAGCCAATTTTTCAACGAATCTGTTAAATACAACCGATTTTGAGGTTGATCAAACGAGTGTACCAATTCAGTTGCGTGGTCAAAAGAATGCATTGACTTACTTATATTTAGTTAATCAACAGAATAGGTTAGATTCCTTTCGTTTGGAGCAGCCTGAAAAAGGACAGAAATTGGAGGCTAGTTATGCAGATTATTCAAATGGAGGTGGGCAATTGTTTCCGATGGGTCTAGAATTACTGATTTCAGGAGGTGATATGAATATTAAAGCAAACTTCAATTACAGCAGAATTTCATTTAATGAAGCTATTGAAATGCCTTTTACTATCTCCAATAAATACAAAGTAATTAATTAA
- a CDS encoding murein hydrolase activator EnvC family protein, which translates to MLGIGFSQTRAELEKKREKINREIAELQKTLKETTTEKILTQKQVSALSSQINLREEKITTISSELSLINRQINTNTSAVDKLKAELEKMRNDYEKMIMFAFRNRNAYNKLMFIFASKDFNQGFRRVKYLQQFNDSRKLKASEIEGTKKQIEQKIAQLQADRNKHKQLLNEQEQEKKTIAQQRAVFSNELSSLITTERGVKRDITQKQKEERKLRSAIQAIIKREIEAERRRQEAARRAAEAAAARSAKKNDTKVDDNKESSKSTARKSDSEVLRATPEAARLSADFRSNRGRLPWPVSNAKILQSFGTDRTGRNVSVSHESLKLQTSSGATVKAVFSGTVTSTLTLNGLKVIIISHGEFFSVYSNLASFSVSKGQKVSAGQAIGTVANDPDLDAPVLDFQVWQGQIPMNPQSWLAN; encoded by the coding sequence ATGCTGGGAATCGGTTTTTCGCAGACTCGTGCAGAGCTTGAAAAAAAACGTGAAAAAATAAATCGTGAAATAGCGGAATTGCAAAAAACGCTAAAAGAAACGACTACAGAAAAGATTTTGACTCAGAAGCAGGTCAGTGCTTTAAGTAGTCAGATTAATCTTCGTGAAGAGAAAATTACAACGATAAGTTCTGAATTAAGCTTGATTAATCGCCAGATTAATACGAATACCAGCGCTGTAGATAAATTGAAAGCAGAGTTGGAGAAAATGCGTAATGATTATGAAAAGATGATTATGTTCGCTTTTCGTAACCGCAATGCCTATAATAAGTTGATGTTTATTTTTGCTTCAAAGGATTTTAATCAAGGTTTTCGTCGTGTAAAATATTTGCAGCAATTCAATGATTCTCGAAAATTGAAAGCAAGTGAGATTGAAGGAACTAAAAAGCAGATTGAGCAAAAAATAGCACAGTTACAGGCTGATCGTAATAAGCATAAGCAGTTATTGAATGAGCAAGAGCAAGAGAAGAAAACTATTGCACAACAACGTGCTGTGTTCTCTAATGAATTGAGTTCTTTAATTACGACTGAACGAGGTGTAAAACGCGATATTACGCAGAAGCAAAAAGAAGAGCGTAAGTTAAGATCTGCAATTCAGGCTATCATTAAAAGAGAAATTGAAGCAGAGCGTAGAAGACAAGAAGCTGCTCGTAGAGCTGCGGAAGCTGCTGCAGCAAGGAGCGCGAAGAAAAATGACACTAAAGTAGACGATAATAAGGAATCATCCAAATCTACGGCTCGTAAATCAGATTCAGAAGTGTTGCGTGCAACTCCGGAAGCGGCTCGACTTTCAGCTGATTTTAGATCTAACCGTGGACGACTGCCATGGCCTGTTTCCAATGCTAAGATATTACAAAGTTTTGGTACGGATAGAACAGGACGGAACGTCTCAGTTAGTCATGAGTCATTAAAATTACAAACTTCTAGTGGCGCAACTGTTAAGGCAGTGTTTTCTGGAACTGTAACAAGTACGTTAACTTTAAATGGATTGAAGGTGATTATTATTTCACATGGTGAATTCTTCTCGGTGTATAGTAATTTAGCTAGTTTTAGTGTGTCTAAAGGACAGAAAGTGTCAGCAGGTCAGGCTATTGGAACAGTAGCTAATGATCCGGATTTAGATGCGCCAGTTTTAGATTTCCAGGTTTGGCAAGGACAAATCCCGATGAATCCGCAATCATGGTTAGCGAATTAA
- a CDS encoding twin-arginine translocase TatA/TatE family subunit: protein MLTSGLLIMGIGGQELIIIVVILLLLFGGKKIPELMRGLGKGVKEFKDGQKEDSTDDTKEKTTDNK, encoded by the coding sequence ATGTTGACATCAGGGTTATTAATAATGGGTATTGGAGGTCAGGAATTAATTATAATCGTTGTAATATTATTATTATTATTTGGCGGTAAAAAGATTCCTGAATTGATGCGTGGATTAGGTAAAGGTGTAAAAGAATTCAAAGACGGACAGAAAGAGGATTCTACAGATGATACTAAAGAGAAAACAACTGATAATAAGTAA
- a CDS encoding C40 family peptidase has translation MKTKKILATMLFIGLCLVSQAQSTKTQSKPESDPDNLAKEYFSQIMGVAVSATTNTKLYQFVYEWLGTPYRLGGDSKRGIDCSKFSFELYEKVFNTTLGYNSRNQYSQIKPVKKDDLKAGDLVFFKIRSKSITHVGVYIGDNKFAHASSSKGVMISNLGEAYWRRYYYDGGRLPDDNKSLTAEIINAEKSEKFN, from the coding sequence ATGAAAACAAAGAAAATATTAGCAACAATGCTATTTATAGGCTTATGTCTAGTGTCGCAGGCACAATCAACCAAAACCCAATCTAAACCGGAATCAGACCCGGACAATCTAGCTAAAGAATACTTCTCCCAAATAATGGGTGTTGCAGTTTCAGCAACTACAAATACAAAATTATATCAGTTTGTTTATGAATGGTTAGGAACTCCCTACCGATTAGGAGGTGACTCCAAAAGAGGAATCGATTGTTCTAAATTCTCATTTGAATTATACGAAAAAGTATTCAATACAACATTAGGATATAACAGCCGTAACCAATACTCTCAAATTAAACCTGTTAAGAAAGATGATCTAAAAGCAGGAGATTTAGTATTCTTTAAAATCCGAAGTAAAAGCATTACACATGTTGGAGTTTATATTGGCGATAACAAATTCGCACATGCTTCTTCGAGCAAAGGTGTAATGATAAGTAATTTAGGAGAGGCATATTGGAGACGTTATTACTATGATGGTGGTAGACTACCTGATGACAACAAATCGCTTACAGCCGAAATTATAAATGCTGAGAAATCTGAAAAATTTAATTAA
- a CDS encoding lytic transglycosylase domain-containing protein translates to MIESKKTLLTIGLAFTTCCLFAQEKSIEEMRNSTQAIMLASIDRENASILQQLDSIKFVNAGEKEVEGILFDIEDVTVVRKLNSLEREVPLDYNQHVRKYIDLYNSKNYAGHMSRMLGLAQYYFPHYERILAEVGVPKEIKYLSIIESALNPHDVSRVGATGPWQFMYGTAKIYNLTMDNYVDERKDPIASSYAAAKYMKEAYAEFGDWLLAIASYNCGKGGVKRAILRSGKIQPSFWEVAPFLPKETRNYIPAYIAMTYTLGYAQDHGIEAKDGDIALNTQVLEIDKFISIAEVAKAINVSEESLKVLNPAYKKGIVNGSDEIHRRLIIPALAADMNKDQLYLALNTTVETPSQVVALANDDVRVSNKRSAQTSTHRVRRGETLAVIAKKYDVSVQNLKAWNNVKGSSVKTGASLIVSSSGVNTRLAQKTSAETQRKSNFAFYTVKKGDTLSEIANNKGVSLSKLKADNNLSHSRLKPGMKLKINRG, encoded by the coding sequence ATGATTGAAAGCAAGAAGACTCTATTGACGATAGGCTTAGCATTTACGACATGTTGTTTGTTTGCACAAGAAAAGTCTATTGAAGAGATGAGAAATTCTACTCAAGCAATCATGTTAGCGAGTATAGATCGTGAAAATGCATCTATTCTGCAGCAGCTTGATAGTATCAAATTTGTAAATGCCGGTGAAAAAGAAGTAGAAGGAATTTTATTTGATATCGAAGATGTAACTGTCGTTCGAAAACTAAATTCCTTAGAACGTGAAGTCCCTCTAGACTATAACCAACATGTTCGAAAATATATTGATCTTTATAATTCTAAGAATTATGCAGGGCATATGTCCCGCATGTTAGGATTGGCGCAGTATTATTTTCCGCATTATGAACGTATTCTTGCTGAAGTAGGAGTTCCAAAAGAAATTAAATACCTCTCCATTATAGAGTCTGCGTTAAATCCACATGATGTTTCTCGCGTTGGTGCTACAGGGCCTTGGCAATTTATGTATGGGACAGCAAAGATCTATAATTTAACAATGGACAATTATGTTGATGAACGTAAAGATCCAATTGCTTCAAGCTATGCTGCCGCAAAATATATGAAGGAAGCGTATGCTGAATTTGGGGATTGGTTGTTGGCGATAGCTTCTTATAATTGTGGAAAAGGTGGTGTGAAACGAGCTATTTTAAGATCTGGCAAAATTCAACCTTCATTTTGGGAAGTTGCTCCTTTTCTGCCAAAAGAGACCAGAAATTATATTCCTGCATATATCGCTATGACTTATACTTTAGGATATGCACAAGATCATGGTATTGAAGCTAAGGATGGAGACATTGCCTTAAATACGCAGGTATTAGAGATTGATAAATTCATTTCGATAGCAGAGGTTGCTAAAGCGATAAATGTTTCTGAGGAGAGTTTAAAAGTGTTAAATCCAGCATATAAAAAAGGGATCGTTAATGGCTCTGATGAAATACATCGTCGTTTGATCATTCCTGCTTTAGCAGCTGATATGAATAAGGATCAACTTTATCTTGCTTTAAATACAACAGTAGAAACTCCTAGTCAAGTAGTGGCTTTAGCGAATGATGATGTGCGTGTGAGTAATAAGCGAAGCGCTCAAACAAGTACACATCGTGTTAGAAGAGGTGAAACTTTAGCTGTTATAGCGAAGAAATATGATGTGAGTGTTCAAAATTTAAAAGCTTGGAATAACGTAAAGGGATCTTCTGTAAAGACTGGTGCTTCATTAATTGTTAGCAGTAGTGGTGTCAATACGCGTTTAGCTCAGAAAACAAGTGCTGAAACTCAAAGAAAGTCGAATTTTGCTTTTTATACTGTAAAAAAAGGTGATACGCTATCAGAGATCGCAAATAATAAAGGGGTGTCATTATCTAAGTTGAAGGCTGATAATAATTTATCACATTCGAGGTTAAAGCCTGGTATGAAATTGAAGATTAATCGGGGATAA
- a CDS encoding class I SAM-dependent rRNA methyltransferase, translating into MKKIILNKGKDKAAWQLHPWVFSGAIKRIDGAPDNGDVVTVFNAENEFIAFGLFHDSSRVAVRLLEWHPDQQINEQWWRKRIQKAVEARRHLLIEGKNDTARLIFAEADFVPGLIVDKYADYISIQVHAAGVERIKDVVIDELNKLLSPKGIYERSDLKSREHEGLPDTNGLLFGELPPEFVEIIENGIRYQVNIIDGQKSGFYCDQRENRALTAQYVKGKKVLDCFCYSGGFTLNAFHEGAASVTSVDSSALAIETLRRNILLNGYSEEAHVAIQSDVNKQLKVFAEEQQKFDVIVLDPPKYAPSRSSLERASRAYKDLNRRGLLLLESGGLLATFSCSSAMDIDTFKQVLAWAALDAGKEIQFIRQFHQPDDHPVRASFPEGEYLKGLLVRVI; encoded by the coding sequence ATGAAAAAAATTATTCTGAATAAAGGAAAAGATAAGGCAGCTTGGCAACTTCATCCTTGGGTCTTTTCTGGTGCAATAAAGCGTATAGATGGTGCACCCGATAACGGGGATGTTGTTACTGTTTTTAATGCAGAAAATGAGTTTATTGCTTTCGGACTTTTTCACGATTCATCTCGTGTAGCTGTTCGTTTATTAGAATGGCATCCTGATCAACAGATCAACGAACAATGGTGGCGCAAGCGTATTCAAAAGGCTGTTGAAGCACGCCGTCATTTATTGATTGAAGGAAAGAATGATACTGCAAGGTTGATTTTTGCTGAGGCAGATTTTGTTCCTGGATTGATTGTGGATAAGTATGCTGATTATATCTCAATACAAGTTCATGCTGCAGGGGTTGAAAGAATCAAGGATGTGGTTATTGATGAGCTGAACAAATTATTAAGTCCTAAGGGGATTTATGAGCGTTCAGATCTTAAATCACGCGAGCATGAGGGATTGCCGGATACAAACGGTTTACTTTTTGGAGAACTTCCACCTGAGTTTGTTGAGATTATTGAAAATGGTATTCGTTATCAGGTGAATATTATAGATGGCCAAAAATCAGGCTTTTATTGTGATCAAAGAGAGAATAGAGCTTTAACAGCTCAATATGTGAAGGGTAAAAAGGTGCTGGATTGCTTTTGTTATTCTGGCGGTTTTACTTTAAATGCTTTCCATGAAGGGGCGGCAAGCGTTACTTCTGTGGACAGTTCTGCTTTAGCAATTGAAACGTTGAGACGTAATATTCTGTTAAATGGATATAGTGAAGAAGCACATGTTGCTATCCAATCTGATGTGAATAAGCAATTGAAGGTATTTGCTGAAGAGCAGCAAAAATTTGATGTCATTGTATTAGATCCACCAAAGTATGCTCCTTCAAGATCTTCGTTAGAACGTGCTTCACGTGCATATAAGGATCTGAATAGAAGAGGATTATTGCTTTTGGAATCGGGAGGTTTATTGGCTACTTTTTCATGTTCTTCTGCTATGGACATTGACACTTTTAAGCAAGTATTGGCATGGGCAGCATTGGATGCCGGCAAAGAAATACAGTTTATTAGACAATTTCATCAACCAGATGACCATCCGGTAAGAGCATCATTCCCAGAAGGGGAATATTTAAAAGGATTATTAGTAAGAGTTATTTAA
- a CDS encoding phosphoribosyltransferase family protein, producing MSSKKTLILDKEQIKQKSIRIAYQILEDNFEENTLVLVGIADRGYVFAQRLQKILEEISDKDIELLKVTMSKTSRSLKAETDQPIENVKNKTLILVDDVLNSGRTLAYGLGVFLNVPIKKMRTAVLIDRSHPKFPIVSDYYGLKLSTILKEHVEVNLLGYEAEDDAAWLV from the coding sequence ATGTCGTCAAAGAAAACGCTCATATTAGATAAAGAACAGATTAAACAAAAATCGATACGAATCGCTTATCAGATTTTAGAAGATAATTTTGAAGAAAATACGCTTGTATTGGTCGGTATTGCTGATAGAGGTTATGTTTTTGCACAGAGACTGCAAAAGATTCTAGAGGAAATATCGGATAAAGATATTGAGTTACTTAAAGTGACGATGAGCAAAACAAGCCGTTCCCTAAAAGCTGAAACAGATCAACCCATCGAAAATGTTAAAAATAAAACGTTAATACTAGTTGATGATGTACTGAATAGCGGAAGAACGCTTGCATATGGTTTAGGCGTATTTTTGAATGTCCCTATTAAAAAGATGAGAACTGCAGTTCTTATTGATAGAAGTCATCCAAAATTCCCCATTGTAAGCGATTATTATGGGCTAAAATTATCAACGATATTAAAAGAACATGTGGAAGTTAACTTACTAGGCTATGAAGCAGAAGATGATGCTGCATGGCTGGTATAA
- the thrC gene encoding threonine synthase, with product MKFYSTNNKALRVSFKDAVFNSLPADKGLYMPLEIPQLDPYFIKNIQQYSLQEIAFTIAQAFIEDDIPADVLRNIIADAINFDAPVKFLSSDTAVLELFHGPSYAFKDFGARFMSRVMAYFSGADDKLLDVLVATSGDTGGAVALGFLGVAGTRVTILYPKGKVSDIQELQLTTNGQNIRAIEIDGTFDDCQALVKRAFNDPELNEQLRLTSANSINIARLIPQTFYYFYAYAQLKAQGSDRVVFTVPSGNFGNIGAGLLAFKMGLPVEQFVAATNANDTVPRFIKSGKYEPKPSVQTLANAMDVGDPSNWVRIQDLFDYNLDNLKGMITTYTYTDKETRAAMEQLHHTYHYVACPHTAIAWLGSQAYRGEHPGSYGSVFLSTAHPCKFPDAISEQVFSKIKLPLGVEQLHNKDKVVEAFPVDYAVFKNYLITHK from the coding sequence ATGAAATTTTACAGTACCAATAATAAAGCATTACGTGTTTCTTTTAAAGATGCAGTTTTTAATTCACTACCTGCAGATAAAGGACTTTATATGCCTCTGGAGATTCCACAATTGGATCCCTATTTTATCAAAAATATACAACAATATTCGCTTCAAGAAATTGCATTTACAATAGCTCAAGCTTTTATTGAAGATGATATCCCTGCTGATGTGCTTAGAAATATTATAGCCGATGCTATTAATTTTGATGCTCCTGTTAAGTTTTTGAGTTCTGATACTGCGGTATTAGAATTATTTCATGGGCCTTCTTATGCCTTTAAAGATTTTGGTGCGCGCTTTATGAGTCGTGTTATGGCGTATTTTTCGGGTGCAGATGATAAGTTATTGGATGTACTGGTTGCGACATCTGGAGATACGGGCGGAGCAGTTGCTTTGGGTTTCTTGGGTGTTGCAGGTACACGTGTTACCATTTTGTATCCAAAAGGTAAAGTATCTGATATTCAGGAGTTACAATTAACTACTAATGGCCAAAATATAAGAGCCATTGAAATTGATGGAACTTTTGATGATTGTCAAGCATTGGTTAAACGAGCTTTCAATGATCCGGAGCTTAATGAACAACTGAGATTAACATCGGCTAATTCCATTAATATTGCACGTCTGATCCCGCAGACATTTTATTATTTCTATGCTTATGCACAATTGAAAGCGCAAGGCTCGGACAGAGTTGTGTTTACGGTGCCAAGTGGTAATTTTGGTAATATCGGTGCCGGCTTATTGGCTTTCAAAATGGGACTTCCTGTAGAGCAGTTTGTTGCGGCTACAAATGCAAATGATACTGTTCCACGTTTTATTAAATCTGGAAAATATGAACCCAAGCCATCTGTACAAACTTTAGCAAATGCGATGGATGTCGGGGATCCGAGTAACTGGGTTCGTATTCAAGATTTATTTGATTATAATCTGGATAATTTAAAAGGCATGATCACCACATACACGTATACAGATAAGGAAACTCGGGCAGCGATGGAACAGTTGCACCATACTTATCATTATGTGGCTTGTCCGCATACGGCTATTGCTTGGTTGGGATCACAGGCTTACCGTGGTGAACATCCAGGTTCTTATGGATCTGTATTTTTATCTACAGCACACCCTTGTAAATTTCCGGATGCTATTTCGGAGCAGGTATTCAGTAAAATTAAATTGCCTTTAGGCGTTGAACAATTACACAATAAAGATAAGGTTGTAGAAGCTTTTCCTGTTGATTATGCTGTTTTTAAAAATTACTTAATCACGCATAAATAG
- a CDS encoding homoserine kinase, protein MKTSLSKKKINLDNMLDHIHVFAPATVANMICGFDILGFALEEPGDEVIMRKTSVPGVVITKITGDDGRLPMDADKNTVSACVQFLLQHLELEDRVGVEIELHKHMPIGSGLGSSAASTVAGLFAINKMLDDPLSKEELLPFCVEGERLACGHGHADNVAPSLFGGITLIRGHDPLDLIPLPVPEELVAAVVFPQVDVPTRDARQLIKEKVLLKDAVIQWGNIAGLVAGLFKNDYDLISRSMQDVLIEPTRAILIPQFYEMKQIALENGALSFGISGSGPSVVAITRDKAMAKQIVEQIKAHLAESEIESYGYVSGVNVDGPKVLN, encoded by the coding sequence ATGAAAACTTCTCTATCGAAGAAAAAGATAAATCTGGATAATATGTTGGATCACATTCATGTTTTCGCTCCGGCGACAGTCGCGAATATGATTTGTGGTTTTGATATTTTGGGCTTTGCTTTAGAAGAACCAGGAGATGAAGTAATCATGCGAAAAACGAGTGTACCAGGAGTTGTGATCACTAAAATCACAGGTGATGATGGACGTCTTCCGATGGATGCCGACAAAAATACGGTGTCCGCTTGTGTACAGTTTCTATTGCAGCATCTGGAGTTAGAAGATCGAGTGGGAGTCGAAATTGAATTACATAAGCATATGCCTATTGGATCAGGTTTGGGATCAAGTGCTGCGAGTACTGTGGCAGGTCTATTTGCTATTAATAAAATGCTGGACGATCCCCTTTCTAAAGAAGAACTATTACCTTTTTGTGTGGAAGGCGAACGATTAGCATGTGGACATGGTCATGCTGATAATGTTGCTCCTTCTTTATTTGGCGGTATTACCTTGATTAGAGGACATGACCCTCTGGATCTCATTCCTTTGCCTGTACCGGAAGAATTAGTTGCTGCTGTGGTATTTCCACAGGTTGATGTTCCTACCCGTGACGCACGCCAATTGATTAAAGAAAAGGTGTTGTTAAAAGATGCCGTAATTCAATGGGGGAATATTGCAGGACTTGTAGCAGGGCTCTTTAAAAATGATTATGATCTCATATCGCGAAGTATGCAGGATGTATTGATCGAACCGACTCGGGCCATTTTGATTCCTCAGTTTTATGAAATGAAGCAAATTGCATTAGAAAATGGTGCATTGAGTTTTGGCATTTCTGGTTCAGGTCCTTCTGTTGTGGCAATCACAAGGGATAAGGCTATGGCGAAGCAGATCGTTGAACAGATCAAGGCTCATCTAGCTGAATCAGAGATTGAAAGTTATGGATATGTATCGGGTGTTAATGTTGATGGACCTAAAGTATTAAATTAA
- the thrA gene encoding bifunctional aspartate kinase/homoserine dehydrogenase I yields MKILKFGGTSVGSAASIKAVLSIVKKSYNSGEQPLVVLSAMSGVTNLLCKMAIDASEGKSFQEDLALIETKHFDVIKALIVVRHQNPVFTKLKLFFNEIEELLQGIYALRELSEQSKDLIVSYGERCSTFMVSKISEQDLEASLFVDASHYIKTDSHFGHAHVNDQLTEQLVKSLYLTNNDKLMFVTGFIASNENGRMTTLGRGGSDYTAAIFGSILNATAIEIWTDVNGMLTADPRIVKKAFSLPVLSYTEAMELSYFGAKVIYPPTMIPAFLKKIPIVIRNTFEPDFAGTFIQFESGKTTLPIKGISSIGEISVINLSGSGMIGKSGFSGRLFTLLAREQINVVLITQSSSEHSITFAVNPEDALRAKSLIENEFELEIQANKLINPEIENDLSVLAIVGENMKKTPGMSGRLFSSLGRNGINVRAIAQGSSEYNISVIISKNDLSKALNAVHDAFFAELKKTLYVFNLGTGNIGSTLFKQLESQYDFLLSKNDLEIKVVGISNSKKMLFNLDGIDLANWDSELLQQGEDADLAVFVERMKGFNLPNCVFIDNTASRLPSSYYEGIFQSNISIVTCNKIANSGKYEQYKTLRETAHKHGVDFFYETNVGAGLPIVRVLKDLMLSGDRIVKIEAILSGTISYIFNNFKDEASFYDVVKQAQALGYTEPDPRDDLGGVDFMRKMLILARDAGYPIEAEDVNLGAILPEPCLKADSVESFYEELKNENSYFEALKEKARLENKVIRYIGKLEDGIVSISVQIVDDKHPFYALSGSDNIISFTTERYKERPLVVKGPGAGAEVTAAGVFADLVNVGA; encoded by the coding sequence ATGAAGATTTTAAAATTTGGAGGAACGTCGGTGGGCTCTGCAGCTAGTATCAAAGCAGTACTTAGCATTGTGAAGAAATCGTACAACTCTGGAGAGCAACCGTTGGTCGTCTTGTCTGCCATGTCAGGAGTTACTAATTTACTTTGTAAAATGGCTATTGATGCTTCTGAAGGCAAGTCTTTCCAAGAAGATTTAGCTTTGATAGAAACTAAGCATTTCGATGTTATTAAGGCATTAATAGTTGTGCGACACCAAAATCCTGTTTTTACTAAACTCAAATTGTTTTTCAACGAGATCGAAGAATTATTGCAGGGCATCTATGCATTAAGAGAGTTAAGTGAGCAAAGTAAGGATTTGATTGTAAGTTATGGTGAACGTTGCTCTACCTTCATGGTATCTAAAATTTCGGAACAGGATTTAGAAGCATCTTTATTTGTTGATGCATCTCATTATATTAAAACAGATTCTCATTTTGGACATGCTCATGTTAACGATCAGTTGACAGAACAACTTGTTAAGTCATTGTATTTAACAAACAATGATAAACTTATGTTCGTCACTGGATTTATAGCTTCTAATGAGAACGGACGTATGACAACCTTAGGTAGGGGAGGATCAGATTATACTGCCGCTATTTTTGGTTCTATTTTGAATGCTACTGCAATCGAGATATGGACAGATGTTAATGGTATGCTGACTGCGGATCCACGGATTGTAAAAAAAGCATTTTCGTTGCCTGTTCTTTCTTATACAGAAGCTATGGAGCTTTCTTATTTCGGCGCCAAGGTCATCTATCCGCCAACGATGATTCCTGCTTTTCTAAAGAAGATACCTATTGTGATCCGTAATACGTTTGAGCCAGATTTCGCAGGTACTTTTATTCAGTTTGAAAGTGGAAAAACAACTTTACCAATTAAAGGTATTTCTTCGATAGGAGAAATATCTGTTATTAACCTGAGCGGTTCAGGAATGATCGGTAAATCTGGATTTAGTGGCAGGTTGTTTACTTTATTAGCGAGAGAGCAGATTAATGTGGTCTTAATCACCCAGTCTTCTTCCGAACATAGTATCACTTTTGCGGTCAATCCAGAAGATGCATTACGTGCTAAGAGTTTAATTGAAAATGAATTTGAACTGGAAATACAGGCTAATAAATTAATCAATCCGGAAATCGAAAATGACCTGTCTGTATTGGCTATTGTTGGTGAGAATATGAAGAAAACTCCAGGTATGTCAGGAAGATTATTTTCTTCATTGGGCCGCAATGGAATTAATGTGCGTGCAATTGCACAAGGATCTTCGGAATATAATATATCTGTTATTATTTCGAAGAATGATTTATCAAAAGCCCTGAATGCTGTTCACGATGCTTTTTTTGCTGAACTTAAGAAGACACTTTATGTTTTTAATCTGGGAACTGGAAATATTGGTTCTACTTTATTCAAGCAATTGGAGAGTCAATACGATTTCTTGCTTAGTAAAAATGATCTTGAAATCAAGGTGGTTGGTATTTCAAACAGCAAGAAAATGTTGTTTAATCTAGATGGTATTGATTTGGCAAATTGGGACAGTGAACTTTTGCAACAGGGTGAGGATGCGGATTTAGCGGTATTCGTGGAACGTATGAAAGGTTTCAATCTTCCTAATTGTGTATTTATAGATAATACTGCTAGTCGATTGCCTTCTAGCTATTATGAGGGAATTTTCCAATCTAATATTTCAATTGTTACCTGCAATAAAATTGCTAATTCAGGAAAATACGAACAATACAAAACATTGCGGGAGACGGCTCATAAGCATGGTGTTGATTTCTTCTATGAGACCAACGTTGGTGCCGGTCTTCCGATTGTGCGTGTTTTGAAAGACTTGATGTTAAGTGGTGACCGTATTGTTAAAATCGAAGCGATACTTTCTGGAACAATCTCTTACATCTTTAATAATTTTAAAGATGAGGCATCTTTTTATGATGTGGTAAAACAAGCGCAGGCTCTAGGTTATACTGAGCCGGATCCTCGTGATGATCTAGGTGGAGTTGATTTTATGCGTAAAATGTTGATTTTAGCACGTGATGCAGGTTATCCAATCGAAGCTGAAGATGTCAATTTAGGCGCAATATTACCTGAACCATGCTTGAAAGCAGATTCAGTGGAGTCTTTTTATGAAGAGCTTAAAAACGAGAACAGTTATTTTGAAGCATTAAAAGAAAAGGCTCGTCTTGAAAATAAAGTGATCCGTTATATTGGAAAATTAGAAGATGGAATTGTTTCTATTTCTGTACAGATTGTAGACGACAAGCATCCTTTTTATGCACTGTCTGGAAGTGATAATATTATCTCATTCACGACAGAACGTTATAAGGAAAGACCACTGGTGGTCAAAGGACCTGGTGCCGGAGCTGAAGTAACAGCTGCGGGAGTATTTGCAGATTTAGTAAATGTTGGCGCATAA